Proteins from one Pueribacillus theae genomic window:
- a CDS encoding endonuclease MutS2: MQKKMLRLLEFNKIKERLTEHAATSLGKELAMELEPCTDFGAAVKAQEETDEAMTAIRLKGSAPFGGIRNIRAAVKRAEIGGMLNTEELLDVSSTIYGGKQLKRFIESFEENEVNLSMLSGLAEEIIPAGELEAEIKRCIDSDGQVLDSATPGLRTIRQQLRSYEARIREKLETIVRSSSNQKMLSDAIVTIRNERYVIPVKQEYRSAFGGIIHDQSSSGATLFIEPESVVMINNQLREAKGKERQEVEKILTALSNEVASFSDPLLSNLEVLAKLDFIFAKALYGKTLHATKPKLNENGYLNFKNARHPLIPKEDVVPITVELGKAYDSIVITGPNTGGKTVTLKTIGLLTIMAQSGLQLPVEEGSEASIFEHVFADIGDEQSIEQNLSTFSSHMTNIISILDKVNFKSLVLFDELGAGTDPQEGAALAISILDYVKDRGARVVATTHYSELKAYAYNREGVINASVEFNVETLKPTYKLLIGIPGRSNAFEISKRLGLNEKIIEHAKQQISSDTKRVDKMITSLEETKKQAEMEYEEAKILRQEAEKLRSEYEKQKETHELERDRILLEAEEQAKQAVESAMKEAEAIIKELRSYKVSGVKEHQLIDAKKRLEEAAPHLTDRKEKSKKQKENHQQLSPGDEVEVTHLSQKGYIVEKINEQEYLVQIGIMKVNVNAGNLKKVKTKETANRTFVSVKGNGSTVKTELDLRGKRYEDAKIEVDRYLDDAVLAGYSKVNIIHGKGTGALRKGVQEILKKHPNVKGIRMGGAGEGGSGVTVVDLK, translated from the coding sequence TTGCAAAAGAAAATGCTGCGACTGTTGGAATTTAATAAAATAAAAGAGAGATTAACAGAACATGCGGCCACCTCGTTGGGCAAGGAGTTGGCGATGGAACTGGAACCGTGCACGGATTTTGGAGCGGCTGTTAAGGCGCAGGAGGAAACGGATGAAGCGATGACGGCCATCAGGCTGAAAGGATCTGCTCCGTTTGGCGGCATTCGTAATATTCGTGCGGCAGTTAAACGTGCTGAAATTGGCGGAATGCTGAATACCGAGGAATTGCTTGATGTTTCAAGCACGATTTACGGTGGCAAGCAGCTTAAAAGGTTTATCGAATCCTTTGAGGAAAATGAGGTAAATCTTTCGATGTTATCTGGCCTTGCCGAAGAGATTATTCCTGCAGGTGAGCTTGAGGCAGAAATTAAACGGTGCATTGACAGTGACGGCCAGGTGCTTGACTCAGCAACTCCCGGTTTGCGAACGATCCGTCAGCAGCTGAGAAGCTATGAAGCGCGTATCCGTGAAAAACTTGAAACGATCGTTCGCTCAAGCTCCAATCAAAAAATGCTGTCAGATGCCATTGTAACCATCCGTAACGAGCGATACGTCATCCCTGTTAAGCAGGAATACCGAAGCGCGTTCGGAGGGATTATCCACGATCAATCTTCTTCAGGCGCGACATTGTTTATCGAGCCTGAGTCTGTTGTCATGATTAATAATCAACTGAGAGAAGCAAAGGGGAAAGAGAGGCAAGAAGTCGAAAAAATTCTAACGGCGCTTTCAAATGAAGTGGCTTCGTTTTCCGATCCATTACTTAGCAATTTAGAGGTGCTAGCTAAACTAGATTTTATTTTTGCGAAGGCTTTGTATGGAAAAACGCTTCATGCGACAAAACCGAAGCTGAATGAAAATGGCTATTTGAATTTCAAAAATGCAAGGCACCCACTCATTCCAAAAGAAGATGTCGTGCCAATTACAGTAGAGCTTGGGAAAGCATATGATTCAATTGTCATTACAGGGCCGAATACCGGCGGTAAAACGGTAACATTAAAGACAATTGGACTTTTAACGATTATGGCTCAGTCAGGCTTGCAACTCCCTGTTGAAGAAGGCTCTGAAGCGTCCATTTTTGAACATGTATTTGCCGATATTGGAGATGAGCAGTCGATTGAACAGAATTTAAGTACTTTTTCATCACATATGACAAACATTATAAGCATATTGGACAAAGTGAATTTCAAAAGCCTCGTTCTTTTTGATGAGCTTGGCGCAGGGACAGATCCTCAGGAAGGTGCAGCACTGGCGATTTCCATTCTCGATTATGTGAAAGATAGAGGGGCACGTGTCGTTGCAACCACGCACTATAGTGAACTGAAGGCTTATGCATACAACCGCGAAGGCGTCATTAACGCCAGTGTGGAATTTAATGTCGAAACGCTTAAGCCAACATATAAATTGCTTATCGGTATCCCCGGGAGAAGCAATGCGTTCGAAATTTCAAAACGGCTCGGGTTAAATGAGAAGATCATTGAACATGCAAAGCAACAAATTTCGAGTGATACAAAACGAGTAGACAAGATGATTACGTCGCTCGAAGAAACAAAAAAACAAGCCGAAATGGAGTATGAAGAAGCAAAGATACTCCGACAAGAAGCCGAGAAGTTAAGAAGCGAGTACGAAAAGCAAAAAGAAACGCATGAACTAGAGCGGGATCGTATTCTTCTTGAAGCAGAAGAACAGGCAAAACAAGCAGTAGAATCAGCAATGAAAGAAGCGGAAGCAATTATCAAAGAGCTGCGAAGCTACAAGGTTAGCGGTGTAAAAGAACACCAGCTGATCGATGCGAAAAAACGGCTCGAAGAAGCTGCTCCGCATTTAACAGATCGAAAAGAAAAATCGAAAAAGCAAAAAGAAAACCACCAACAATTATCACCGGGCGATGAAGTTGAAGTCACCCATTTGTCTCAAAAAGGCTACATTGTCGAGAAAATAAATGAGCAGGAATATCTCGTGCAAATCGGCATTATGAAAGTAAACGTGAATGCAGGTAATTTGAAGAAGGTAAAAACAAAAGAAACTGCTAATCGCACCTTCGTGTCCGTGAAAGGAAATGGCAGTACTGTGAAAACAGAACTTGACTTGCGCGGAAAACGGTATGAAGATGCGAAAATTGAAGTTGACCGTTATTTAGACGATGCAGTTCTTGCGGGTTATTCAAAGGTAAATATTATACACGGCAAAGGAACTGGCGCGCTGAGAAAGGGCGTACAGGAAATTTTGAAAAAACATCCAAATGTGAAAGGAATTCGTATGGGTGGAGCCGGCGAAGGCGGCAGTGGAGTAACCGTTGTTGATTTAAAATAA